The segment caatttttttacacTTATTTTTCCCTCTCCCCGATTACAAGCAACCATATATGATACTTAAGATAGTTGTGAGAATGAGTATTAAATAGGTTATAgtcttagaattttttgtactttattaatatacattttttttttttttggagaggataataataaaatatttaacaaaagcCTCTTTTTATGGGGAAATTCTTAGGTGATCCAAGACTACAAGGTTAGCCAATAGAAAATGAACACATCAACAAAAATAGCTAAGATCAGCTTACCTGCTACATCACCTTAAAATAGTACACACTTTAACTTCTGTTAGTCCAACAACGTTAACCCtcttttgaaattcaatttttgatTTGGAAATTGGGAGGGTCGGTGAAGgtagaaattgaaaataaagattttcattttcaatcttCTTCATTTTTGGAGCACTGTGTGTCTGTGTATGTTCATCATCACCACCATTTGGTTGCCATTTCCTTCCATCTCAATGTTGGCAACATTTTTGCACTTGCATGGTACCAATTTTGTTCCCTTTTAAGtgtgttagggtcatattttctatgtattaGCTTTTCCTTTGACcaaatgcactttacttatatataggtagatctaagttgggtttaatgtATCAACAAGTGTGTGAAGTTTACTTCACGAGTAGTgtcattaaagacatgaagattgatccaagaaacaagtgaagaaaagctattTCATTAAAGCTCGGCATTAGGCTTGACacatctattgaggtttaatgaGGAAGCTCGACACAAACTTGATCTATTGAGAATTATGATTTCAGAATTCTCGGATCTGAAATTCGGCCCATGATGACTTGGATGattaaggtttctctctctataaccctaaaatatataaaggcttattttaaagtcaTCAATGTGACAAAGAGATTCAATTAGAAAACTCATATACTTTATAAGAAGCTACAATGTTTTGTGCGTCTTAGGGTTTACCAAGTGCTTCCTGATCTTAAATGTGctttgaagtgaagaactttgtagccaacaataGTCAATCAAGTTGCttgagttagtcatgtactgagaTCTGTGCATGTGAAGAAgtctactacaagatcaagtccaattgggaattggagtgaaggttcaactataggttgatATTTTGGAATAGGCCAgagtagtggtaagattcctcatacttgtaactgcttgattgttgatttgtggattcttgggagtggtgacctaaaattCACCTGATGGGGTATATTTGCCTTGCATGAGGTTTTCCACATtcgtcaacaaatcaccgtgtctaTTTTATTTTCGCTGCATaatagtttatttggtgatttgttggtgcctccatgatttgcatgtaatttgatttaattaatcaatttgggtaatttaattaaataactaaggtcaatctataacccaacaagtggtattcGAGTGGTCACACTCTAATTAGGTTTTCAATCTATGttatgtgatccattgacccttgttgtcaAGGATACAAATTACATGAACAAATCTTTTTCTACTATTCTCTCTTGTGACACTAACATTGATTTTCTTCAGTTTCTCAAGACATGTAAGTTTGAcatttatttgaaattgaagtttttgttggttgaatttttttttgtatatggaTGATTTGTTAAGATCAGTTCAAGTGCCAGAATAGTTGATTCTTGAAAAACGTAAACTTCAAAGAAGACTAGATTGTCTCAAAAGGTGCATCCGCAGGGTTGTtagtaaaagaaagataaaggcTTGGTTAAAGTTATTTAGTAGAGGTTtgataggctaagaatgtattgatcccttgtgatgaattaaccaattaattacttgagttaattaattaattcaattaacatgcaatatgcGTGGTagtataaacaaatcaccaattaagttAATATACATCAGAAAATAatattgacatggtgatttgtttacgaatggggaaaccTTCAAGGCAAAACCCCATTGGGcaattttaaggtcaccactcttgagaatctattattatcacaacaagcagttacaagtaaaggaatcctagtaccttataccaacctacagttaaacccttatcccaatacccaattagacttattctgtagtgataatttctcattttcaatgtacggctcccaatacgtgactaaccaatcgatgcacgtatctaagtacatgactaactgccaacttgagaaggatgttggctgcaaagttcatCAACATTAtaaagatcacgaaactccttggttacaaaaccttataGCGTACAAACGtagtagcttcttcaagagaaagatgaattagggcataGGACTctggtcacaatatgcttgtgaaaaacttttgcattaagTTACATCCACTTTCATCTACTGTGacgactcttaaaataatccttatatatgtttagggttatgagaaaagaaagcctaaacatgtaTACATGGATATGTGTGAAATTAGAtctaaaaaactaattttcataaatcttgataaataGGTTATCTATTAAGCAATTGTCGAGCATCAGGCTGAAGATctcttttaaacctcgatagatgctagctgtcgagctttagaATCCagtacttcttcacttgatttttggacagatttgcatggctttaacacttggacttgaactcttgtttcttgaagcattaaacatatcctagatctacccaattacaagtaaagtgcattttgtccaaggattagccaattcgaTGACACATGtttctaacatgattcacatatgtcctaacatggTTATAGAGAAAGTAACTTACGGTATAACCTAGCTAATAAATGTGAAGTATGTTTCATGATGCATACTACCCTTAAAGTAATGGACACCTATTTGTGGTACCCTGATAGTGGCTGTTCAAGACATATGACTGGAGACCGCTCTTTCTTTAaaatgtttgaaccaaaaaaggGTGGCAATGTTACATTTGGTGATGAAAGCAAATCCCagataaaaggaaaaggaattaTCCCCTTGCTAGGATTATCTGACATTACGAATGTTTTATATGTTGAAGGGGTTGATTTTGATGAGACATTTGCACCCATGGCTCATATTGAATCCATGATTTTACTTGCTCTTGCTTGtcattttaaattcaagttatatcaaatggatgttaagagTACCTTCCTAAATGGGTTTCTCAAGGAAGAAGTTTATGTATCTCAACCTAAGGGTTTTGTTGATCCATATTATCCAATCATGTGCTTTATCTAAAGAAGACACTATATGGCTTGAAGCAAGCACCAAGAGCGTGGTATGATCGACTCATAGAATATTTGATGGCTAATAGGTTTTCAAGAGGTCAAGTCAATAGAATCTTGTTTATTAAGAAGGTAGATGGAGAATTGGTTGTAGCtcaagtatatgttgatgaaATCATCTTCAGGTCTACAAAAGATGATCTTGCACACTCTTTTTCCAGCATGATGCAGACTGAATTCGAGATGAGCATGATAGGAGAGTTAAACTTGGACTTCAAATTCGACAAAAAAACTCAGGTACCTTTAtctctcaatctaaatatgcaaATAATCTTGTGAAGAAATTTGGTTTAGAGTTTGCTAGCTCTGTTAGAACTCCCATGAGTCTGAATGTTAAGCTTACTAGTTGACTTGGTAGGCAAAAGTGTAGATCCTACCttatatagaagcatgataggtagtcttcCGTATCTTACTGCTAGTAAACCTAACATTACTTACAATGTTGGAGTTTGTGCTCGATATCAAGCTAATCCTAAAGAATCCCATGTTAATGCTGTTAAGCGTATTATCAAATATGTTAAATCAACTAgtaattttggtgtttggtatgaTAAGGACACTAATGATGTGTTGGCTGGATATTCTGACGATGACTGGGCTAATAATGCTAATGATTGTAAGAGCACATTTGGTGGGTGTTTTTACTTAGGAAATAATCTTGTCTCTTGGATGAGTAAGAAGCAAAATCCTATATATCTCTCCACCACCCGGTAGAATACATTGCTGCAGGTAGTTGTTGCACTCAACTCCtttggatgcaaaaactccttcttgattat is part of the Quercus robur chromosome 9, dhQueRobu3.1, whole genome shotgun sequence genome and harbors:
- the LOC126701032 gene encoding uncharacterized protein LOC126701032, which codes for MDTYLWYPDSGCSRHMTGDRSFFKMFEPKKGGNVTFGDESKSQIKGKGIIPLLGLSDITNVLYVEGVDFDETFAPMAHIESMILLALACHFKFKLYQMDVKSTFLNGFLKEEVYVSQPKGFVDPYYPIMCFI
- the LOC126701033 gene encoding secreted RxLR effector protein 161-like, encoding MIGSLPYLTASKPNITYNVGVCARYQANPKESHVNAVKRIIKYVKSTSNFGVWYDKDTNDVLAGYSDDDWANNANDCKSTFGGCFYLGNNLVSWMSKKQNPIYLSTTR